The Muntiacus reevesi chromosome 7, mMunRee1.1, whole genome shotgun sequence genome includes a region encoding these proteins:
- the LOC136172592 gene encoding olfactory receptor 4F21-like — protein sequence MDRQNDSVVSEFVFLGFSSSWETAPFLMLIFSLLYLGIILGNLFILFLVILDSHLHSPMYFLLANLSLIDVGLSSTTVPKIITDLPNKYKIISFKSCMTQICFIHIMGGVEMVLLIAMAFDRYTAVCKPLHYLNIMNPKICISLVITGWVAGVIHAMSQFAFIINLPFCGPNKVDSFYCDFPRIIKLACTDGAKFEFIVAVNSGFMTMGTFFLLIVTYIFILVTVWKRSSGDLSKAFVTLSAHITVVVLFFTPCMFLYVWPFPTSSVDKYLFIADFVITPVLNPFIYTLRNKDIKVAIKRLNKEGHYVRFC from the coding sequence ATGGATAGACAAAATGATTCTGTGGTTTCTGAGTTTGTGTTCCTAGGATTCTCTAGTTCTTGGGAAACTGCACCTTTTCTCATGTTGATATTCTCCTTGCTCTATTTAGGAATCATCCTGGGAAATCTCTTCATTCTGTTTTTGGTAATTTTGGATTCTCACTTACATTCTCCTATGTACTTCCTATTAGCCAACCTGTCACTCATTGATGTTGGCCTTTCCTCTACCACAGTCCCCAAGATTATTACAGACCTTCCAAATAAATACAAGATAATCTCTTTCAAAAGTTGTATGACACAAATATGCTTCATTCATATCATGGGAGGAGTGGAGATGGTGTTACTCATAGCCATGGCATTTGACAGGTACACAGCAGTCTGCAAGCCTCTTCACTACTTGAACATCATGAATCCTAAAATATGCATTTCACTTGTAATCACTGGCTGGGTAGCTGGGGTGATCCATGCTATGTCTCAATTTGCTTTCATTATAAACTTGCCCTTTTGTGGTCCTAACAAAGTAGACAGCTTTTATTGTGACTTTCCCAGGATCATAAAACTTGCATGCACAGATGGAGCCAAATTTGAGTTTATTGTTGCTGTCAACAGTGGTTTCATGACTATGGGTACCTTCTTCCTGCTAATCGTTACCTACATCTTCATTTTGGTCACCGTCTGGAAACGTTCTTCAGGAGACTTGTCCAAGGCGTTTGTCACTTTGTCAGCTCACATCACTGTGGTGGTTCTTTTCTTCACTCCGTGCATGTTTCTCTACGTATGGCCTTTCCCCACATCATCAGTTGATAAATACCTCTTCATTGCTGACTTTGTTATTACCCCTGTCTTGAATCCTTTCATATatacattaagaaacaaagacataAAGGTAGCTATAAAAAGATTGAACAAAGAGGGACATTATGTCAGATTTTGCTGA